In the Leisingera caerulea DSM 24564 genome, ATGGTAGGCATCAAATGCTCAATATTTTCCGGCCAGGGGAGCAAACTGCCTGAAGAACATCGTGGAGAGATCAAATGAAGACCAACGGCATCAACATCGTTCTTCTGGAGCGGTGCTTTCATCCTCTGACCGGCGCTTTCCCGGACAGCCACAAGCTTGATGATCCATTGGATGCGGGGCAGATCCAGATGCTTCGGACCGCTGTCGATCGGATGATGGAGCACATTTCTGAGGAGGCGCGAGAGGTCGCCGCGGTGCTTGGCGGAGAAGATCATCCCGTTCCAAGCCAAATCGACACCGGCACCGCACGGAGGCTGTCCCGTCTGATTTCATACCTCTGGGAGAAGACGCCGGATGAAGAGCGCAGGCAGCTGTCGGATTGGTTCCGCTGCTTCAACAACAGCCCCAGCCGCAGGCATCCTGCCCCCGAAAAGCCCGAAAGTGCATGCTGCGGCACATCCTTCTGACCACCCGGCGTTATTAAATTGCATTGCGCAATTTATTATTGCCTTCCGCTGCTGATGCCAGTAACCTGCTCATCAATCAGGCCGGACAAGGAGACCCTGAATGACCGCTGAAATCGATCCACGTATTGGCCAGGACCGGGTTGGGCTGTTTCTGACGCGCGGTCAGATTGAGCATGCCGGTAAGACCGCAGTCTACGCTCAGATGCTCACCGACAATTCCCGGAACACAATCTGCTACGGCAGCTCCGAGAAATTCGGAGTCCTCGGCAATCCGCTGAACCCGGACCAGAAGCGGCGGGCGATCCAGGGTCTTTGGGGGGCGGATGCCTTTGAACTCGTTTTCCTGGAAGACATCGGCGCCACGAACAACCTCACCGACTGGGCGGACTACGTGTTCCAGGCGATTGGAGAGTCCGGGAAGGCCGAGCCGACGGATCTCTATGCGGGATCCATCAATGATGCGCGCTGGTATGAGGCGCATTTTGCCTCTCTGAATGGCGCCCCGAGTTATCGCCGAGGCCTGTTCGACGTTTGGGAAAATCCGGAATCTGGGAAGCGTATTCACATCCTGGACCGCGAAAAACATATCCGGATTTCGTCTTCGGATGTGCGCAGCATGATCGAGCGCCGAGATCCGGCATGGCGGGATCATGTGCCGGCCAAGCTGTGGGCATTCTATGAGTGGGAGTATCCCGGACACCTCCGCACAGCCATCCCGCTCGACGGCGCCCCTGAAGACTGGCCTGACCTTGATGCCTGCCCGGCAGGAACCAAGGGCATCCGGGTTGCGGATAGGGACGGCACCAAGGAGGTGCTGATCTTGCGCGCTGATGGCAAATGGCGGCCGCGCACCGCGGCGGAAAGCGGCAAGAGCCTGGGAGACTGAGATGGCGAAAATGCTGACCGTGAACCAGAAGGCCGTGCTCCAGAAGCTGTCCGGAGTATCAGAGGGACTGTGCAGCCGGGACTTCGCCGCCATTGCCACCGTCCAGCACGGCCGCTGGGAGTGGGCTCAACCTATCCTGAAGGCGCTCGAGGCGCGCGGCTTCGTCCAGCGCGTTGGCCGCAAGACCGCCAGGGGGCAGGCCTGGCAGATCACGGCGGCAGGCCGGGCGGCGGCCAGCACCGAGATCCCGGCTCGTCCGGTTTCCGGGAAGCTGAGCATGACCATGGAGAATGAGATCCTGGCGACCGGCAGGTCGCAAGCGAAGGGTATCCCCTACACGCGCTGCATGCACCGGTCCACCCATCAGGCGCTCGAAGCGCGCGGCCTGGTGACCATCGTTCAGAGGCCCGATAGCTGGCGCGAAATTCGTCTGACGCAGGCAGGCGTTGAGGCATTCCAAACGCTGACCGGCGAGCCGCTCGAGATCCCCGTCGAAATCGATGCCTGAGGCTCCATACCAACCGAAATTCTGAAAGGATATGATGATGCCCATTACCCCGAAACCGACCGACCTCCTTTGCTTGATCGACATCCAGAACGACTTCTTGCCAGGCGGAGCTCTCGCTGTGCCGGATGGGGATGAGATCCTCCCGCAGGCGCATATGCTGGCCATGCAATTCGACAATGTGGTGCTGACCCAGGACTGGCATCCGATCGATCACAAGAGCTTCGCGGCCGAACATGAGGGGTGTGAACCCTTCGAGGTGATCGAGGTGGACTATGGCCAGCAGGTTCTCTGGCCGGTGCATTGCGTGCAGGGCACGACGGGGGCGGAGATCGCCCTGGCGCCATCGGTTCTGGACAAGGCCCAGGCGATCTTCCGCAAGGGCTTTCGTCCGGGCATCGACAGCTACAGCGCATTCCTGGAGAACGACGGCACCACGCCGACCGGCCTCGCCGGCTTCATGCGGGAGCGCGGCTTGACCCGCGCCGTGTTCGCGGGCCTGGCGCTGGACTATTGCGTAGGCTTCTCTGCCCTTGATGCGCGCAAGCTTGGCTTTGAGGCAGCCGTGGACCTAGGCTCCTGCCGTGGCATCGCGGATGCATCGATCGCGGAGCGCATGGCCGAAATGAAGGCGGCCGGTGTCGAGCTGATCTGAAATCGCAGCTGAGCAGCATGCAGTCCGCGTTGACCGGATCTGGCCATTTTGGCTAGGCTTGAAGAGCGAGTCCGCCCTGCGGCTCGCTCTTACTGCAGGAGGCTGAAATGCATCCCGATCTTCAGTTGCGCCGCTCCGTTCTTCTAAAGGCAAGCCTGCGCTTCGAGAGAGCAGAAGCGGACTGGCGCGGCGCGGTCGCAAAGGCATCCGAACTTGTCCCGCAGGCGCATCGCCACAGCTATTGGAGCATCGGCGACCCTGGGTCTCGCGTCCGTGAACTGTACAACCGGCGGGACAGAGCCCTGAATATGCTTTCTGTTGCCGTGCTGAAGCTTGAAGCGGCGCGCCGCCGTCTGCGTGAGCGGCAGGCGGATCGAGGGCCGCGCACTGTCCTGCTGCTGGCGGGACGGCGCGAAAGCTTCTGAGGGTCTTCTTCCGGAGCCAGCTGGTGGCGTTTTATGCTGCCCGCTTGAACGCTGCGCCCCCCACCGCGGCTAGGTATTTTCAACCGCCAGAAATATTGTCGGCCTGGGCAGCAAGGAGATGCGTCATGTCGACCGGAATGGAATGCGAGATTATCGAGCTGGAAGAGGATGGCCGCAGTTTCTATATCCTCGAATCCGGATCCGGGTTCCGCATGTCCGATTGGCTGGACAGCTACCCGCATGTCGGCGGGCCCTTCCCGGATCCGGATGCGGCCTGGGCTGCGCTCAGCGAGCGGCACGCCAATCCAGGTGGCTACTCAATTGAGACTATGACCGTGGATGAGCTGCTGACCGACCCGGTGCGCAGCGCGCTCATTTCCAAGGCGCTGGGACGGCCCCTTGAGCGGTCGGCGCCACCGGAAACTCCGGTGGAGGTTGCTCATATCCTGTTCAGCGGATGGAACCGGCTGGTTTTCCCAGGCGCATCTATCCAAAGGACATTCCCTGAGAATTCCGAGCGCCACCCGGAGGATCGCGTCCGGGAACCGGCGCAGTTCGATGTGACGCTTGAAGGCGGCCTGTCCGGTGAAATCCTGATCAGCGCGATGCGCAATGCGACAGGCACAGATTTCCGGATGGATGTTCCGGATGAGAGCTGGAAGCATCACGAAGGCCTCAGGCCGCTGATCGCCTGGATGATTGAGCGAACCCGGAAGATTTATCCGGAAGATGAAATCAGCATCCGCAAAGAGATCGCCGCCCCCGAAGGGCCGGCGCATGATCCCGGGTTCGAACCCTGAAGTTCAGAAGCCAGGAGCCAAGCCCTCAGTTTCGGGGGATGGTTCCGGCGGCGCGGCCCGCCCCATTTCCTCTTGGAGGGGCAGCATCGTGGAAACCTTCGGTGAGAGGCCCACGGCGGCGATCTTATCAGCCAGATAGGTGCCGCGGATTTCGAGCGGCAGCTGAAAAGGATCATCTTTGAATGGATTGCTCTCCTGGATGATCTTCATGCGCATCCGGGCGATATATTCCATCTCATCCGAATAGTAGATCCGGCTGCCTTCCCGGAAGCCTATGGTTTCCGGGCTTGCTTCTCCAGACAATGCCAGATGGCTCTCCGGGTGTATCGTCCGGCCATTCTTGCGATGCCATTCGCTATCCTTGCGGTGAAACTTTTCGTCGAGATACTTGCTCGCTTCGTAGTGAAGGCTCGACAACGTGGCGCCAACAGCTTGGCCCAGCCTGTCCTTCAACTGTCCAAGCAGAGTATCCTTAGCGTCAATACTCATCTTGACCGCCTCGGCTGCTACGTCGCCATAGTTTTCCTTCAGGTAACTCTCATAGGCCTTCTTAAACGCTTCCTGAGGAACGCCGTTTGCATGTGCGCTTATGAAGGTGTCAGAGATCTTCACGACCGCTTCCGTACCGCTCATGATGGCGCGCGACATTTCCAAATCCGAGGCGCCTGTGACGCACTTTGGGAGCGCCTCGTAGAGCGTCTCCAGCGCAGTATAGGTGCCCGGAAAATGTTCCCGCATGCCATAGCCGTCGGACTTGCGGTGCCAAAAGGTCTCCCATAGTCCGGGCTGCCGTCGCTCTGGTGTCATTATGTCGATCCTTCTTTCAATATAGCCGCTTTACGGCATCACGGGCGCCCAGTCGCCCTCCTTGGCGGACAGGTCCACAGCGGGCACGTAACCCTGATCCCGCGCCCAGTCGCAGATCTTCCGGTGCGCTGACAGGTGCGCGGCATAACCCGCCGGCGAAAAGCCGTTCCCCAGAAGCGCTTGGGTGGGCGAGCCGCCCAGGAGATCCGCGGCCGCGTTGATCATCAGGGATGAGCGCCCTGCCCCGCGGGCATCCTCGTCCATCCAGGACTCGCCGCCGAGATAGAAACCTCGCGCCATCCCGCAATCGTCAAACAGGCCGATATTGGCGGCCAGACCCAAATCATCAATCCAGCGGGCCTCCCAGCCATCCTGGTCGCGGGCCAGCACCGGCATATCGTCCCCGCGCTCGTCAAGCATGTCCCAGAGGCTGGCGTAGCCTTCCTCCCCTGCATCAATCGCGAAATGGGGGAGAACGCTGGCCGGACCCACGAATTCCAAGGGATCCATTTCCCAAGGGTCCAGGCTTTGCGAGACCAGGCCTACACTGACCAGCATGACCTGCGCTGGGTCCAGAATGATCCAGCTCCTCGATCCCGGATCCTCGTGATTGTTGGTGTAGGCGATCCCGTCCCATCCCGCATCCAGCAGCGTTCTGGCAAGCATCTCCTCTCCTTCCCCCACCGCGTCCGCTGCCAGGATCTCGCCGCGGCGCGCCGCTACTGCGGCATCGGCGCTTGAGAAGGCAATGAGGTTCAGGAGGGATGGCACATCGTGATTGCCATGCATGTCACTGAGGTGCAGCGGGTTGCGAATATCGAGATGCGCAGAGAACATCCGGGCACCCTCCTGCTCGAAAATTCGGGCTTTGGCGGCCGTGCGTGTGCCGAAATGGCTGAGGGGCGCAATATCCGCGGCGGCGAAGCCATGTTCACGCGTTGCATGATGAACCAGTTGCAGAGCATCGTTGAGGCCGCGCACTTCGGTATATGCGAGGCGCTTACGCTTCGGCTGGCGCGTGTTGATTTCCAGATTGACCGGCACTTGGACCTCCTGTGTCACTCAAGAACAGGATTTCAGGCCGCGCCGAAAATGCGAAAAACATTTCACAGTTTCCGGCGGAAACTCTACAATGAGGGGAAACAGATCGGAGTAGTCCCCCATGACCGAGGCCCCAGCTGAGCAGTACCGCGTTTACACAAAGGCGCACGACCGGGTTGTCCGGGCAACCGACCTGGCTTCAGACCCAGCAGAAGCGGACGCCGCGGCGGAGTTCTTGCGAAACAGGAAGCCGCTGACCCAGACACACCATGCATCCAAGCATGCGCATCCGGCCCGGATTTTGCTGGATCTCTCCGGCTCCATGCGCGGGGAGCTCATCCGTTCGACATGCCAGGCCCTGCAGGGGCTGGGAGACCGTCTTCAGGCTTCTGGCGTGCCCTTTGAGGTCCTCGGCTTCACGACCTTGGGCTGGAAGGGCGGCCAATCCCGGAAGGACTGGCTCAATGATGGACGGCCGAAAAATCCGGGACGCCTTAGCGACCTTCTCCATGTGATCTTCAAGACCATGGAGGATGACTGGGGAGACTGCCGCGACAGTATCGCTATCGCCATGAACGCGAAGCTTCTGAAAGAGAACATCGACGGCGAAGCGGTGGAGTGGGCCATGTCGCGCGCCCAATCCGATCCGGATGAGGCCGTGCTTGTGATGATTTCCGATGGCGTTCCGTGGTGCAATGCCACCTTGGGCTTCAACCCCTCGGGTATCCTGGCGGACCATATGGCTGCCACGATGCAAGGTCTCCAAGATGACGGGGTTGCATTCCGCCGGGTATGCCTTGATGGCGCGCCGGGCAGGGAGCACCTGCGTGGCCCAGCTGGCAGGGATGTGTTTGTCGACCTCCAGGAGGGGTGGAACGGCCAAGCTATTTTTGATGCGTTGACCACCGCAGTTGACGGCGCTCAGGCTGAACTGCATGAGAAGCAGTCGCCGGATGCCGAGAGCAGTCAGGCCCTATGCCCGTGAAGGGCATTCGGGCGGCTGCCGCCACGGGCGCGCATTTGCCGCTCCATGAGCAGCTGGTCTACACCGATGGCTATTGCGATGCTTTTGCCGCAGCGCTCCTGCAGCGTTATCCGGGAAAGCTGACAGCGTGCGAGCTGGTAGTTTCGGATGCGAGGTATGCGAAAAAGCTGGACTACCCTGCGGATTCCCGCATCCCGGCTCATGTCTTCTGTATGGATGCGGAGGGGTGGGTCATCGACGGCGAAGGCCGCCGGCCGGTCTTGGAGATGATGCGGAGCTTCGGCGTCCCAAAGGGATACCGGCACGAAATCTTGGCCAAAACGCCCGGCTTAACCCCGCAGACCGGGCCCTGGGATGCGATCGCTCATGCGCTTGATCTCATGGAAGCACAGGGCTGGCCTGATGATCCCGCCGCCATCCCGCGGGCGGATGCCCGCCTGGCGCGCAACTTCCGCCAGGCACGAAAGGAACAGCAGGCCGCAATGGCGGAGCGGAATGCACTTCCGGCCGGCGGTGAAGCCGCTTTGGAATTCTGACCATCGCGACTTGCAACAATCCGGAACCCATCTGCGCCCCTGAGCGCCCTTGTGCTCAGAGTTCCATTCCCGCGGCCTGGTCGATCTCATCAAAAATGGGCTTCAGCTTCTCCATCCGCTTTTGCAGCGCGGCCTCATCCGCCAGTTTCACTGCGCGGTCCATTGCGGCGTCGACAATCTGGAGAATTTTCTCCGCCCGGCTCTCAAAGCCAAGCTCGAACCGGACCTTCTGGGTGGCGGCTTCATGATTGATTTCCAGCGTGACGACCTGTTCCCGACCGACAGAGATCTTCGCCTCGATTTTGTCCTCATCCGCCATGAAGCCCATGTCGACCGCGGTGAAATTTTCAGGCAGGGCCTTGGACAGGAAGTGCGCGCTCACGGTCCTGAGCTTTGCCAGAACCCTTACTTCCAGATTCTTGCGCCTCTGATCATCTAGGCTGTTCAAGGCGGCGTCTCCCGGTTGTTTCATCCCGTCTCTCCATTATGTGGAACGCTGGAGGAAGCCTACACGGGATGGGCGAAAATCGCTGCCGGGTATCCAGCGGGCCCAGTTTGAAATAATTTCAGCCAGAACTGCACGGATTTTTTATTGAATACACCGCGCGCCGATATCATAGGCTTCCAGGATTCCAACTGAAGGAGACTGCGAATGGTTCGCTCGGACCTGATCGACATCATTGCCGCTGAAAACCCTCATTTAACCCTTCAGGAAGCGGAGCGCGCCGTGGTCGCCGTCTTCACCGAGATCACCGCGGCGATGGAGGCCGGCGGACGCGTGGAGCTTCGAGGGTTCGGCATCTTCAGTGTCCGTGAACGGGAAGCAAGGGAGGGGCGCAATCCGCGCACCGGAGAACCGGTCGATGTGGAGCGCAAGCACGCCCCCTTCTTCAAGGTCGGGAAGCAGCTGCACAAGCGCCTTAACGGCGACGCATGACGGGCCGGTACCGCACAATATCTTCCTTGCCCCCTGTATGCGCCCAATCGAGCTGATGAGCTTCAGCCACCAGCCATTCGACGGCATCCGGTCCGCGGCGGCAGACCTCGACAATCTGCTCCGGATCAAGGTCACCGGGCGGAAAGTTCTCTTCTGACGCGTGATGCCGCCACGGCCGCAAGGCGATGAAGGGCAAGTCACCGACAGGTTCCACCCCGCGCATGAAATGAGCCATCTCAAAGGGCAGCCCGGCCAGCCGCGTCCTGGCCGCCTCGACTGCCTTTGCGATCGCTTCGTCCACAGTGTCGCCAATTGCGGATGCGATACGTTCGATGCCCGCGCGCTCCGGCAGTTCGAACGAAATCACTGCGGTCGGACAAACCGGCTCGGTCAGCACATGATCGACACGCAAGACGATGTCGGACCCGTAGAGACCCCAAGGCGCAAGCGACGCCCATTCCTTGAAAGTGTTTTCGCAGGCCATTTTGATACCGAATATGATTTTTCGCAAATCTAGCACCGCCCCCTGCGACGTGCAATCGCAATCGCCAGAGTTGCAACGCGATACCGATCATGCAAGCTGATTTCATGCCGCCGCATGCGGCACCGACCATTCTCAATTCCGGGTTCCCAAATGGACTTCAACACATACAAAACCGAAAGTCTGGAGCGCATCCTCGCCGATCAGCGCTACACCGAGTATCACGCCGAAATTGACGAGATCTTGGGGGCGCGGGAAGGCCACCTTCACGTTTCACGTGCGCTCGAATTGCTGACCGGCGTCGCCAAGTCCGGAGAGACCATCAACTACAAGCCGTTCTTTGAAGACTGCGTGGGCGGAGATGTCCAATGGGATCACACCAAGATGTCCCAGGTGTCGCAGTTCCTGGGCAGGCTCACGGTCCATTGCAACGAGCATGGCTTGCCGATACTCTCTTCGCTGGTCGTAAATGCGCAGTCCGGCCAATGCGGCGAGGGGTTCTTCAAGGAACTTCTGAAACTGGAGCTGGCCTCCTCGACAGAAGACCCGGCCGCAGCGGCGCAAAAGCATCGTGAGGCATGCTGGGCCTGGGCCGCCAAGCTCTAGGCGCCACCAGCGTTTTGGGCCTGCGCAGTCACGGCGCGGGCCACTCCCTGCCCGACCAGAGCACATAGCCGATACGCTCGACCCGGTAATGGCTGCCCGGCGCGCCCGCCTCCGGCGGTGTTTCAAGCAGCGGCCCCTCCGGCCCCTCGGCCACGACCTTTTCGGGCCAGAATTGATCGTCATAGAGCGTGACCAGGATCATGCCGGTCTCCGGCTTTACCTGGGGTGCGTGGCGGACCAGAAGGAGATCATCTTCCCGGAACAGCCCGGTTGCATCCTCCTCCATGCGGATCAGCATGTCACCGTCCTGCAGCTGGGGCAGAAGCGGATGCGCAAGCTCCTCAGAGCTGAACCTGCGCTCAGGCCGGCCGCCGGGCTTGTCATGCGGCAGCAGGGGGACCTGAAAAGATGCGTTTTGCGAATTCTGTGTCATCGGACGCAGATATTGCTGTGCTAAGCGGGAATGTTCAAGCTGGTTTTCCGGAGTGCCGAGCCTTCCTTAAGGTTCCAGAATATCCGGGTCGTGATCTGGAACCTCCAGCGCAACGGTCTCGACCAGGTACTCCGGGTTAAAGCAAACCGGATCAGGTGAGAGAAGCAAGCCGGGGTGACCGCCGCGGAGCGCTCCACGAAGGCCGGAATCGTCGAAAGCCTTCGCAAACCGTTCGATGGCCCGGCCGTGCGGGATGTAGAGATGGAGCGTTTCCGGCACCTCCGCGAAGCGGAAAACATGCCGGAAATCGCCCTCCTCCTCCCTGCTGAGCGCTGCCTCCACCCCGCTCTCATCGAGGTCGGAGTGTTCGAGAAAGAGCCGTTTGAGCGCGTCCCGCGGCGCAATTATCATATCGTCGATCCCGGAGCCTTCGAGGAATTCCAGGCTCGGGTCCTCGATGGTGAAATAGCCGGACAGGTAATCCGCGTCCCCCTCCTCTTCCAATTCCCGTGCATCCTCCGGGCTGATCGTATTGCCGTAGTTGGCCAAGATAATCCGATCAGATTTGCGCTCC is a window encoding:
- the pncA gene encoding bifunctional nicotinamidase/pyrazinamidase: MPITPKPTDLLCLIDIQNDFLPGGALAVPDGDEILPQAHMLAMQFDNVVLTQDWHPIDHKSFAAEHEGCEPFEVIEVDYGQQVLWPVHCVQGTTGAEIALAPSVLDKAQAIFRKGFRPGIDSYSAFLENDGTTPTGLAGFMRERGLTRAVFAGLALDYCVGFSALDARKLGFEAAVDLGSCRGIADASIAERMAEMKAAGVELI
- a CDS encoding cobaltochelatase CobT-related protein — encoded protein: MTEAPAEQYRVYTKAHDRVVRATDLASDPAEADAAAEFLRNRKPLTQTHHASKHAHPARILLDLSGSMRGELIRSTCQALQGLGDRLQASGVPFEVLGFTTLGWKGGQSRKDWLNDGRPKNPGRLSDLLHVIFKTMEDDWGDCRDSIAIAMNAKLLKENIDGEAVEWAMSRAQSDPDEAVLVMISDGVPWCNATLGFNPSGILADHMAATMQGLQDDGVAFRRVCLDGAPGREHLRGPAGRDVFVDLQEGWNGQAIFDALTTAVDGAQAELHEKQSPDAESSQALCP
- a CDS encoding integration host factor subunit beta; protein product: MVRSDLIDIIAAENPHLTLQEAERAVVAVFTEITAAMEAGGRVELRGFGIFSVREREAREGRNPRTGEPVDVERKHAPFFKVGKQLHKRLNGDA